The proteins below come from a single Maylandia zebra isolate NMK-2024a linkage group LG23, Mzebra_GT3a, whole genome shotgun sequence genomic window:
- the LOC101487926 gene encoding ATP-dependent RNA helicase DDX3X isoform X5, translating to MSHVAVENAHGLEQQLAVLDLSAADGQGGGNSRRYIPPHLRNKDAPKNDGWDGTRNNFVNGYHDNRMTGNSFNRGPPRMERGRGGVGGGYRNNRGGAFNPINPAQPMGFAGYENKDAGGWNTAKDAYSSFGNNRGKSAFFNDRGNASRGRFEHGGFGNGGGGGGNSRWVEESRDDGDWSKPTPRNERLEHELFSGSNTGINFEKYDDIPVEATGQNCPQHIESFQDVDMGEIIMGNIALSRYTRPTPVQKYAIPIIKSKRDLMACAQTGSGKTAAFLLPVLSQIYTDGPGEALNAAKASGQENGKYGRRKQYPISLVLAPTRELALQIYDEARKFSYRSRVRPCVVYGGADIGQQIRDLERGCHLLVATPGRLVDMMERGKIGLDYCNYLVLDEADRMLDMGFEPQIRRIVEQDTMPPKGIRQTMMFSATFPKEIQILARDFLEDYIFLAVGRVGSTSENITQKVVWVEESDKRSFLLDLLSATGKDSLTLVFVETKKGADALEDFLYREGYACTSIHGDRSQRDREEALNQFRSGKCPILVATAVAARGLDISNVKHVINFDLPSDIEEYVHRIGRTGRVGNLGLATSFFNDKNGNITKDLLDILVEAKQEVPSWLESLAYEHQHKSSNRGRSKRFSGGFGARDYRQTAAGVNAGGFGGRGGGRSQAGHGGNRAFGGGGFSNFYTSDGYGGNYSHSQVDWWGN from the exons ATGAGTCATGTGGCCGTCGAAAATGCCCACGGTCTAGAACAGCAG CTCGCTGTCCTAGACTTGAGCGCTGCAGACGGACAAGGTGGTGGCAATAGCA GGCGATATATACCTCCACATTTAAGGAACAAagatgctcccaaaaatg ACGGCTGGGACGGCACGCGCAACAACTTTGTCAACGGCTACCACGACAATCGCATGACGGGCAACTCATTTAACCGTGGCCCGCCTCGCATGGAGCGGGGAAGAGGTGGCGTTGGAGGTGGTTACCGCAACAACAGGGGTGGAGCCTTCAACCCCATTAACCCAGCACAGCCAATGGGCTTTGCTGGGTATGAAAATAAAG ACGCAGGTGGCTGGAACACTGCCAAGGACGCCTATAGCAGTTTTGGCAATAACCGTGGAAAGTCTGCTTTCTTCAATGACAGAGGCAACGCTAGCCGAGGAAG GTTTGAGCATGGAGGATTTGgtaatggaggaggaggaggaggaaacagcCGCTGGGTGGAGGAATCCAGAGATGACGGAGACTGGTCCAAACCAACCCCTCGCAACGAACGCCTTGAACA TGAATTGTTCTCTGGCAGTAACACTGGGATTAACTTTGAGAAATACGATGACATTCCTGTTGAGGCCACGGGACAGAACTGCCCTCAGCACATCGAGAGT TTCCAAGACGTGGACATGGGTGAGATTATCATGGGTAACATTGCTCTGAGTCGCTACACCAGACCCACTCCTGTCCAGAAATACGCCATTCCTATTATTAAATCGAAGAGAGACCTCATGGCCTGCGCACAGACAG GCTCTGGGAAAACGGCAGCATTCCTCTTGCCAGTCCTCAGCCAGATCTACACTGATGGACCAGGAGAGGCCCTTAACGCAGCTAAAGCATCAGGAcag GAGAATGGAAAGTATGGCCGTCGCAAGCAGTACCCCATCTCCCTGGTGCTGGCTCCCACCAGAGAACTGGCACTGCAGATATATGATGAAGCAAGGAAG TTTTCCTACCGCTCCAGAGTGCGTCCCTGTGTTGTGTATGGAGGAGCAGACATTGGCCAGCAGATCAGAGACCTGGAGAGAGGCTGTCACCTGCTGGTGGCCACTCCAGGAAGACTCGTGGACATGATGGAGAGAGGGAAGATCGGACTGGACTACTGCAA CTACCTGGTCCTAGATGAGGCTGACCGTATGCTGGACATGGGCTTTGAACCACAGATACGGCGCATCGTCGAACAGGACACCATGCCTCCTAAAGGCATCCGACAAACTATGATGTTCAGCGCTACGTTTCCCAAAGAAATCCAG ATCTTAGCTCGGGATTTCCTGGAGGATTACATCTTCCTGGCGGTGGGCAGAGTGGGTTCCACCTCGGAGAACATCACGCAGAAAGTGGTGTGGGTGGAAGAGAGTGATAAGCGGTCTTTCCTCTTGGACCTGCTAAGCGCTACAG GTAAGGACTCATTGACCCTGGTTTTTGTGGAGACCAAGAAAGGTGCAGACGCCTTGGAGGACTTCCTATATCGGGAAGGCTACGCCTGCACCAGTATCCATGGTGACCGTTCCCAGAGAGATCGAGAGGAGGCCCTGAACCAGTTCAGATCAGGAAAATGTCCCATCCTGGTGGCTACAGCG GTAGCAGCTCGGGGTTTGGACATCTCCAACGTGAAACATGTTATTAACTTTGACCTGCCAAGCGACATAGAGGAGTACGTCCACCGTATTGGACGTACGGGACGAGTAGGAAACCTGG GGCTGGCAACATCATTCTTCAATGACAAAAACGGGAACATCACTAAAGACCTCCTGGACATCCTAGTAGAGGCCAAACAGGAAGTTCCCTCATGGCTCGAGAGCCTGGCCTATGAACACCAGCACAAGAGTAGTAATAGAGGGCGCTCTaagag GTTCTCTGGCGGGTTTGGAGCACGAGATTATCGTCAGACTGCTGCAGGAGTCAACGCCGGAGGGTTTGGAGGACGTGGAGGAGGACGCAGCCAGGCAGGACATGGAGGAAACCGTGCCTTTGGAGGAG
- the LOC101487926 gene encoding ATP-dependent RNA helicase DDX3X isoform X1: MSHVAVENAHGLEQQLAVLDLSAADGQGGGNSRRYIPPHLRNKDAPKNAGNAFAAGRQGGYTIAPAANYGWDGTRNNFVNGYHDNRMTGNSFNRGPPRMERGRGGVGGGYRNNRGGAFNPINPAQPMGFAGYENKDAGGWNTAKDAYSSFGNNRGKSAFFNDRGNASRGRFEHGGFGNGGGGGGNSRWVEESRDDGDWSKPTPRNERLEHELFSGSNTGINFEKYDDIPVEATGQNCPQHIESFQDVDMGEIIMGNIALSRYTRPTPVQKYAIPIIKSKRDLMACAQTGSGKTAAFLLPVLSQIYTDGPGEALNAAKASGQENGKYGRRKQYPISLVLAPTRELALQIYDEARKFSYRSRVRPCVVYGGADIGQQIRDLERGCHLLVATPGRLVDMMERGKIGLDYCNYLVLDEADRMLDMGFEPQIRRIVEQDTMPPKGIRQTMMFSATFPKEIQILARDFLEDYIFLAVGRVGSTSENITQKVVWVEESDKRSFLLDLLSATAIPSEVQDSTGDNIEKPGKDSLTLVFVETKKGADALEDFLYREGYACTSIHGDRSQRDREEALNQFRSGKCPILVATAVAARGLDISNVKHVINFDLPSDIEEYVHRIGRTGRVGNLGLATSFFNDKNGNITKDLLDILVEAKQEVPSWLESLAYEHQHKSSNRGRSKRFSGGFGARDYRQTAAGVNAGGFGGRGGGRSQAGHGGNRAFGGGGFSNFYTSDGYGGNYSHSQVDWWGN, from the exons ATGAGTCATGTGGCCGTCGAAAATGCCCACGGTCTAGAACAGCAG CTCGCTGTCCTAGACTTGAGCGCTGCAGACGGACAAGGTGGTGGCAATAGCA GGCGATATATACCTCCACATTTAAGGAACAAagatgctcccaaaaatg CAGGAAATGCCTTTGCTGCTGGGCGACAGGGTGGTTACACCATCGCGCCTGCAGCCAACT ACGGCTGGGACGGCACGCGCAACAACTTTGTCAACGGCTACCACGACAATCGCATGACGGGCAACTCATTTAACCGTGGCCCGCCTCGCATGGAGCGGGGAAGAGGTGGCGTTGGAGGTGGTTACCGCAACAACAGGGGTGGAGCCTTCAACCCCATTAACCCAGCACAGCCAATGGGCTTTGCTGGGTATGAAAATAAAG ACGCAGGTGGCTGGAACACTGCCAAGGACGCCTATAGCAGTTTTGGCAATAACCGTGGAAAGTCTGCTTTCTTCAATGACAGAGGCAACGCTAGCCGAGGAAG GTTTGAGCATGGAGGATTTGgtaatggaggaggaggaggaggaaacagcCGCTGGGTGGAGGAATCCAGAGATGACGGAGACTGGTCCAAACCAACCCCTCGCAACGAACGCCTTGAACA TGAATTGTTCTCTGGCAGTAACACTGGGATTAACTTTGAGAAATACGATGACATTCCTGTTGAGGCCACGGGACAGAACTGCCCTCAGCACATCGAGAGT TTCCAAGACGTGGACATGGGTGAGATTATCATGGGTAACATTGCTCTGAGTCGCTACACCAGACCCACTCCTGTCCAGAAATACGCCATTCCTATTATTAAATCGAAGAGAGACCTCATGGCCTGCGCACAGACAG GCTCTGGGAAAACGGCAGCATTCCTCTTGCCAGTCCTCAGCCAGATCTACACTGATGGACCAGGAGAGGCCCTTAACGCAGCTAAAGCATCAGGAcag GAGAATGGAAAGTATGGCCGTCGCAAGCAGTACCCCATCTCCCTGGTGCTGGCTCCCACCAGAGAACTGGCACTGCAGATATATGATGAAGCAAGGAAG TTTTCCTACCGCTCCAGAGTGCGTCCCTGTGTTGTGTATGGAGGAGCAGACATTGGCCAGCAGATCAGAGACCTGGAGAGAGGCTGTCACCTGCTGGTGGCCACTCCAGGAAGACTCGTGGACATGATGGAGAGAGGGAAGATCGGACTGGACTACTGCAA CTACCTGGTCCTAGATGAGGCTGACCGTATGCTGGACATGGGCTTTGAACCACAGATACGGCGCATCGTCGAACAGGACACCATGCCTCCTAAAGGCATCCGACAAACTATGATGTTCAGCGCTACGTTTCCCAAAGAAATCCAG ATCTTAGCTCGGGATTTCCTGGAGGATTACATCTTCCTGGCGGTGGGCAGAGTGGGTTCCACCTCGGAGAACATCACGCAGAAAGTGGTGTGGGTGGAAGAGAGTGATAAGCGGTCTTTCCTCTTGGACCTGCTAAGCGCTACAG CCATCCCAAGTGAGGTACAGGACAGTACTGGAGACAACATAGAGAAACCTG GTAAGGACTCATTGACCCTGGTTTTTGTGGAGACCAAGAAAGGTGCAGACGCCTTGGAGGACTTCCTATATCGGGAAGGCTACGCCTGCACCAGTATCCATGGTGACCGTTCCCAGAGAGATCGAGAGGAGGCCCTGAACCAGTTCAGATCAGGAAAATGTCCCATCCTGGTGGCTACAGCG GTAGCAGCTCGGGGTTTGGACATCTCCAACGTGAAACATGTTATTAACTTTGACCTGCCAAGCGACATAGAGGAGTACGTCCACCGTATTGGACGTACGGGACGAGTAGGAAACCTGG GGCTGGCAACATCATTCTTCAATGACAAAAACGGGAACATCACTAAAGACCTCCTGGACATCCTAGTAGAGGCCAAACAGGAAGTTCCCTCATGGCTCGAGAGCCTGGCCTATGAACACCAGCACAAGAGTAGTAATAGAGGGCGCTCTaagag GTTCTCTGGCGGGTTTGGAGCACGAGATTATCGTCAGACTGCTGCAGGAGTCAACGCCGGAGGGTTTGGAGGACGTGGAGGAGGACGCAGCCAGGCAGGACATGGAGGAAACCGTGCCTTTGGAGGAG
- the LOC101487926 gene encoding ATP-dependent RNA helicase DDX3X isoform X2, whose amino-acid sequence MSHVAVENAHGLEQQLAVLDLSAADGQGGGNSRRYIPPHLRNKDAPKNGNAFAAGRQGGYTIAPAANYGWDGTRNNFVNGYHDNRMTGNSFNRGPPRMERGRGGVGGGYRNNRGGAFNPINPAQPMGFAGYENKDAGGWNTAKDAYSSFGNNRGKSAFFNDRGNASRGRFEHGGFGNGGGGGGNSRWVEESRDDGDWSKPTPRNERLEHELFSGSNTGINFEKYDDIPVEATGQNCPQHIESFQDVDMGEIIMGNIALSRYTRPTPVQKYAIPIIKSKRDLMACAQTGSGKTAAFLLPVLSQIYTDGPGEALNAAKASGQENGKYGRRKQYPISLVLAPTRELALQIYDEARKFSYRSRVRPCVVYGGADIGQQIRDLERGCHLLVATPGRLVDMMERGKIGLDYCNYLVLDEADRMLDMGFEPQIRRIVEQDTMPPKGIRQTMMFSATFPKEIQILARDFLEDYIFLAVGRVGSTSENITQKVVWVEESDKRSFLLDLLSATAIPSEVQDSTGDNIEKPGKDSLTLVFVETKKGADALEDFLYREGYACTSIHGDRSQRDREEALNQFRSGKCPILVATAVAARGLDISNVKHVINFDLPSDIEEYVHRIGRTGRVGNLGLATSFFNDKNGNITKDLLDILVEAKQEVPSWLESLAYEHQHKSSNRGRSKRFSGGFGARDYRQTAAGVNAGGFGGRGGGRSQAGHGGNRAFGGGGFSNFYTSDGYGGNYSHSQVDWWGN is encoded by the exons ATGAGTCATGTGGCCGTCGAAAATGCCCACGGTCTAGAACAGCAG CTCGCTGTCCTAGACTTGAGCGCTGCAGACGGACAAGGTGGTGGCAATAGCA GGCGATATATACCTCCACATTTAAGGAACAAagatgctcccaaaaatg GAAATGCCTTTGCTGCTGGGCGACAGGGTGGTTACACCATCGCGCCTGCAGCCAACT ACGGCTGGGACGGCACGCGCAACAACTTTGTCAACGGCTACCACGACAATCGCATGACGGGCAACTCATTTAACCGTGGCCCGCCTCGCATGGAGCGGGGAAGAGGTGGCGTTGGAGGTGGTTACCGCAACAACAGGGGTGGAGCCTTCAACCCCATTAACCCAGCACAGCCAATGGGCTTTGCTGGGTATGAAAATAAAG ACGCAGGTGGCTGGAACACTGCCAAGGACGCCTATAGCAGTTTTGGCAATAACCGTGGAAAGTCTGCTTTCTTCAATGACAGAGGCAACGCTAGCCGAGGAAG GTTTGAGCATGGAGGATTTGgtaatggaggaggaggaggaggaaacagcCGCTGGGTGGAGGAATCCAGAGATGACGGAGACTGGTCCAAACCAACCCCTCGCAACGAACGCCTTGAACA TGAATTGTTCTCTGGCAGTAACACTGGGATTAACTTTGAGAAATACGATGACATTCCTGTTGAGGCCACGGGACAGAACTGCCCTCAGCACATCGAGAGT TTCCAAGACGTGGACATGGGTGAGATTATCATGGGTAACATTGCTCTGAGTCGCTACACCAGACCCACTCCTGTCCAGAAATACGCCATTCCTATTATTAAATCGAAGAGAGACCTCATGGCCTGCGCACAGACAG GCTCTGGGAAAACGGCAGCATTCCTCTTGCCAGTCCTCAGCCAGATCTACACTGATGGACCAGGAGAGGCCCTTAACGCAGCTAAAGCATCAGGAcag GAGAATGGAAAGTATGGCCGTCGCAAGCAGTACCCCATCTCCCTGGTGCTGGCTCCCACCAGAGAACTGGCACTGCAGATATATGATGAAGCAAGGAAG TTTTCCTACCGCTCCAGAGTGCGTCCCTGTGTTGTGTATGGAGGAGCAGACATTGGCCAGCAGATCAGAGACCTGGAGAGAGGCTGTCACCTGCTGGTGGCCACTCCAGGAAGACTCGTGGACATGATGGAGAGAGGGAAGATCGGACTGGACTACTGCAA CTACCTGGTCCTAGATGAGGCTGACCGTATGCTGGACATGGGCTTTGAACCACAGATACGGCGCATCGTCGAACAGGACACCATGCCTCCTAAAGGCATCCGACAAACTATGATGTTCAGCGCTACGTTTCCCAAAGAAATCCAG ATCTTAGCTCGGGATTTCCTGGAGGATTACATCTTCCTGGCGGTGGGCAGAGTGGGTTCCACCTCGGAGAACATCACGCAGAAAGTGGTGTGGGTGGAAGAGAGTGATAAGCGGTCTTTCCTCTTGGACCTGCTAAGCGCTACAG CCATCCCAAGTGAGGTACAGGACAGTACTGGAGACAACATAGAGAAACCTG GTAAGGACTCATTGACCCTGGTTTTTGTGGAGACCAAGAAAGGTGCAGACGCCTTGGAGGACTTCCTATATCGGGAAGGCTACGCCTGCACCAGTATCCATGGTGACCGTTCCCAGAGAGATCGAGAGGAGGCCCTGAACCAGTTCAGATCAGGAAAATGTCCCATCCTGGTGGCTACAGCG GTAGCAGCTCGGGGTTTGGACATCTCCAACGTGAAACATGTTATTAACTTTGACCTGCCAAGCGACATAGAGGAGTACGTCCACCGTATTGGACGTACGGGACGAGTAGGAAACCTGG GGCTGGCAACATCATTCTTCAATGACAAAAACGGGAACATCACTAAAGACCTCCTGGACATCCTAGTAGAGGCCAAACAGGAAGTTCCCTCATGGCTCGAGAGCCTGGCCTATGAACACCAGCACAAGAGTAGTAATAGAGGGCGCTCTaagag GTTCTCTGGCGGGTTTGGAGCACGAGATTATCGTCAGACTGCTGCAGGAGTCAACGCCGGAGGGTTTGGAGGACGTGGAGGAGGACGCAGCCAGGCAGGACATGGAGGAAACCGTGCCTTTGGAGGAG
- the LOC101487926 gene encoding ATP-dependent RNA helicase DDX3X isoform X4, whose protein sequence is MSHVAVENAHGLEQQLAVLDLSAADGQGGGNSRRYIPPHLRNKDAPKNDGWDGTRNNFVNGYHDNRMTGNSFNRGPPRMERGRGGVGGGYRNNRGGAFNPINPAQPMGFAGYENKDAGGWNTAKDAYSSFGNNRGKSAFFNDRGNASRGRFEHGGFGNGGGGGGNSRWVEESRDDGDWSKPTPRNERLEHELFSGSNTGINFEKYDDIPVEATGQNCPQHIESFQDVDMGEIIMGNIALSRYTRPTPVQKYAIPIIKSKRDLMACAQTGSGKTAAFLLPVLSQIYTDGPGEALNAAKASGQENGKYGRRKQYPISLVLAPTRELALQIYDEARKFSYRSRVRPCVVYGGADIGQQIRDLERGCHLLVATPGRLVDMMERGKIGLDYCNYLVLDEADRMLDMGFEPQIRRIVEQDTMPPKGIRQTMMFSATFPKEIQILARDFLEDYIFLAVGRVGSTSENITQKVVWVEESDKRSFLLDLLSATAIPSEVQDSTGDNIEKPGKDSLTLVFVETKKGADALEDFLYREGYACTSIHGDRSQRDREEALNQFRSGKCPILVATAVAARGLDISNVKHVINFDLPSDIEEYVHRIGRTGRVGNLGLATSFFNDKNGNITKDLLDILVEAKQEVPSWLESLAYEHQHKSSNRGRSKRFSGGFGARDYRQTAAGVNAGGFGGRGGGRSQAGHGGNRAFGGGGFSNFYTSDGYGGNYSHSQVDWWGN, encoded by the exons ATGAGTCATGTGGCCGTCGAAAATGCCCACGGTCTAGAACAGCAG CTCGCTGTCCTAGACTTGAGCGCTGCAGACGGACAAGGTGGTGGCAATAGCA GGCGATATATACCTCCACATTTAAGGAACAAagatgctcccaaaaatg ACGGCTGGGACGGCACGCGCAACAACTTTGTCAACGGCTACCACGACAATCGCATGACGGGCAACTCATTTAACCGTGGCCCGCCTCGCATGGAGCGGGGAAGAGGTGGCGTTGGAGGTGGTTACCGCAACAACAGGGGTGGAGCCTTCAACCCCATTAACCCAGCACAGCCAATGGGCTTTGCTGGGTATGAAAATAAAG ACGCAGGTGGCTGGAACACTGCCAAGGACGCCTATAGCAGTTTTGGCAATAACCGTGGAAAGTCTGCTTTCTTCAATGACAGAGGCAACGCTAGCCGAGGAAG GTTTGAGCATGGAGGATTTGgtaatggaggaggaggaggaggaaacagcCGCTGGGTGGAGGAATCCAGAGATGACGGAGACTGGTCCAAACCAACCCCTCGCAACGAACGCCTTGAACA TGAATTGTTCTCTGGCAGTAACACTGGGATTAACTTTGAGAAATACGATGACATTCCTGTTGAGGCCACGGGACAGAACTGCCCTCAGCACATCGAGAGT TTCCAAGACGTGGACATGGGTGAGATTATCATGGGTAACATTGCTCTGAGTCGCTACACCAGACCCACTCCTGTCCAGAAATACGCCATTCCTATTATTAAATCGAAGAGAGACCTCATGGCCTGCGCACAGACAG GCTCTGGGAAAACGGCAGCATTCCTCTTGCCAGTCCTCAGCCAGATCTACACTGATGGACCAGGAGAGGCCCTTAACGCAGCTAAAGCATCAGGAcag GAGAATGGAAAGTATGGCCGTCGCAAGCAGTACCCCATCTCCCTGGTGCTGGCTCCCACCAGAGAACTGGCACTGCAGATATATGATGAAGCAAGGAAG TTTTCCTACCGCTCCAGAGTGCGTCCCTGTGTTGTGTATGGAGGAGCAGACATTGGCCAGCAGATCAGAGACCTGGAGAGAGGCTGTCACCTGCTGGTGGCCACTCCAGGAAGACTCGTGGACATGATGGAGAGAGGGAAGATCGGACTGGACTACTGCAA CTACCTGGTCCTAGATGAGGCTGACCGTATGCTGGACATGGGCTTTGAACCACAGATACGGCGCATCGTCGAACAGGACACCATGCCTCCTAAAGGCATCCGACAAACTATGATGTTCAGCGCTACGTTTCCCAAAGAAATCCAG ATCTTAGCTCGGGATTTCCTGGAGGATTACATCTTCCTGGCGGTGGGCAGAGTGGGTTCCACCTCGGAGAACATCACGCAGAAAGTGGTGTGGGTGGAAGAGAGTGATAAGCGGTCTTTCCTCTTGGACCTGCTAAGCGCTACAG CCATCCCAAGTGAGGTACAGGACAGTACTGGAGACAACATAGAGAAACCTG GTAAGGACTCATTGACCCTGGTTTTTGTGGAGACCAAGAAAGGTGCAGACGCCTTGGAGGACTTCCTATATCGGGAAGGCTACGCCTGCACCAGTATCCATGGTGACCGTTCCCAGAGAGATCGAGAGGAGGCCCTGAACCAGTTCAGATCAGGAAAATGTCCCATCCTGGTGGCTACAGCG GTAGCAGCTCGGGGTTTGGACATCTCCAACGTGAAACATGTTATTAACTTTGACCTGCCAAGCGACATAGAGGAGTACGTCCACCGTATTGGACGTACGGGACGAGTAGGAAACCTGG GGCTGGCAACATCATTCTTCAATGACAAAAACGGGAACATCACTAAAGACCTCCTGGACATCCTAGTAGAGGCCAAACAGGAAGTTCCCTCATGGCTCGAGAGCCTGGCCTATGAACACCAGCACAAGAGTAGTAATAGAGGGCGCTCTaagag GTTCTCTGGCGGGTTTGGAGCACGAGATTATCGTCAGACTGCTGCAGGAGTCAACGCCGGAGGGTTTGGAGGACGTGGAGGAGGACGCAGCCAGGCAGGACATGGAGGAAACCGTGCCTTTGGAGGAG
- the LOC101487926 gene encoding ATP-dependent RNA helicase DDX3X isoform X3 — protein sequence MSHVAVENAHGLEQQLAVLDLSAADGQGGGNSRRYIPPHLRNKDAPKNAGNAFAAGRQGGYTIAPAANYGWDGTRNNFVNGYHDNRMTGNSFNRGPPRMERGRGGVGGGYRNNRGGAFNPINPAQPMGFAGYENKDAGGWNTAKDAYSSFGNNRGKSAFFNDRGNASRGRFEHGGFGNGGGGGGNSRWVEESRDDGDWSKPTPRNERLEHELFSGSNTGINFEKYDDIPVEATGQNCPQHIESFQDVDMGEIIMGNIALSRYTRPTPVQKYAIPIIKSKRDLMACAQTGSGKTAAFLLPVLSQIYTDGPGEALNAAKASGQENGKYGRRKQYPISLVLAPTRELALQIYDEARKFSYRSRVRPCVVYGGADIGQQIRDLERGCHLLVATPGRLVDMMERGKIGLDYCNYLVLDEADRMLDMGFEPQIRRIVEQDTMPPKGIRQTMMFSATFPKEIQILARDFLEDYIFLAVGRVGSTSENITQKVVWVEESDKRSFLLDLLSATGKDSLTLVFVETKKGADALEDFLYREGYACTSIHGDRSQRDREEALNQFRSGKCPILVATAVAARGLDISNVKHVINFDLPSDIEEYVHRIGRTGRVGNLGLATSFFNDKNGNITKDLLDILVEAKQEVPSWLESLAYEHQHKSSNRGRSKRFSGGFGARDYRQTAAGVNAGGFGGRGGGRSQAGHGGNRAFGGGGFSNFYTSDGYGGNYSHSQVDWWGN from the exons ATGAGTCATGTGGCCGTCGAAAATGCCCACGGTCTAGAACAGCAG CTCGCTGTCCTAGACTTGAGCGCTGCAGACGGACAAGGTGGTGGCAATAGCA GGCGATATATACCTCCACATTTAAGGAACAAagatgctcccaaaaatg CAGGAAATGCCTTTGCTGCTGGGCGACAGGGTGGTTACACCATCGCGCCTGCAGCCAACT ACGGCTGGGACGGCACGCGCAACAACTTTGTCAACGGCTACCACGACAATCGCATGACGGGCAACTCATTTAACCGTGGCCCGCCTCGCATGGAGCGGGGAAGAGGTGGCGTTGGAGGTGGTTACCGCAACAACAGGGGTGGAGCCTTCAACCCCATTAACCCAGCACAGCCAATGGGCTTTGCTGGGTATGAAAATAAAG ACGCAGGTGGCTGGAACACTGCCAAGGACGCCTATAGCAGTTTTGGCAATAACCGTGGAAAGTCTGCTTTCTTCAATGACAGAGGCAACGCTAGCCGAGGAAG GTTTGAGCATGGAGGATTTGgtaatggaggaggaggaggaggaaacagcCGCTGGGTGGAGGAATCCAGAGATGACGGAGACTGGTCCAAACCAACCCCTCGCAACGAACGCCTTGAACA TGAATTGTTCTCTGGCAGTAACACTGGGATTAACTTTGAGAAATACGATGACATTCCTGTTGAGGCCACGGGACAGAACTGCCCTCAGCACATCGAGAGT TTCCAAGACGTGGACATGGGTGAGATTATCATGGGTAACATTGCTCTGAGTCGCTACACCAGACCCACTCCTGTCCAGAAATACGCCATTCCTATTATTAAATCGAAGAGAGACCTCATGGCCTGCGCACAGACAG GCTCTGGGAAAACGGCAGCATTCCTCTTGCCAGTCCTCAGCCAGATCTACACTGATGGACCAGGAGAGGCCCTTAACGCAGCTAAAGCATCAGGAcag GAGAATGGAAAGTATGGCCGTCGCAAGCAGTACCCCATCTCCCTGGTGCTGGCTCCCACCAGAGAACTGGCACTGCAGATATATGATGAAGCAAGGAAG TTTTCCTACCGCTCCAGAGTGCGTCCCTGTGTTGTGTATGGAGGAGCAGACATTGGCCAGCAGATCAGAGACCTGGAGAGAGGCTGTCACCTGCTGGTGGCCACTCCAGGAAGACTCGTGGACATGATGGAGAGAGGGAAGATCGGACTGGACTACTGCAA CTACCTGGTCCTAGATGAGGCTGACCGTATGCTGGACATGGGCTTTGAACCACAGATACGGCGCATCGTCGAACAGGACACCATGCCTCCTAAAGGCATCCGACAAACTATGATGTTCAGCGCTACGTTTCCCAAAGAAATCCAG ATCTTAGCTCGGGATTTCCTGGAGGATTACATCTTCCTGGCGGTGGGCAGAGTGGGTTCCACCTCGGAGAACATCACGCAGAAAGTGGTGTGGGTGGAAGAGAGTGATAAGCGGTCTTTCCTCTTGGACCTGCTAAGCGCTACAG GTAAGGACTCATTGACCCTGGTTTTTGTGGAGACCAAGAAAGGTGCAGACGCCTTGGAGGACTTCCTATATCGGGAAGGCTACGCCTGCACCAGTATCCATGGTGACCGTTCCCAGAGAGATCGAGAGGAGGCCCTGAACCAGTTCAGATCAGGAAAATGTCCCATCCTGGTGGCTACAGCG GTAGCAGCTCGGGGTTTGGACATCTCCAACGTGAAACATGTTATTAACTTTGACCTGCCAAGCGACATAGAGGAGTACGTCCACCGTATTGGACGTACGGGACGAGTAGGAAACCTGG GGCTGGCAACATCATTCTTCAATGACAAAAACGGGAACATCACTAAAGACCTCCTGGACATCCTAGTAGAGGCCAAACAGGAAGTTCCCTCATGGCTCGAGAGCCTGGCCTATGAACACCAGCACAAGAGTAGTAATAGAGGGCGCTCTaagag GTTCTCTGGCGGGTTTGGAGCACGAGATTATCGTCAGACTGCTGCAGGAGTCAACGCCGGAGGGTTTGGAGGACGTGGAGGAGGACGCAGCCAGGCAGGACATGGAGGAAACCGTGCCTTTGGAGGAG